CCACCGGGCCGAAGAAGGCATGGCCGTCGACGTGGATCGCCGGGACGCCGAGGTCCTCGCCGATCGGGTCGAGCGCCGCGCGGTTCCCGGCGCGCAGGTCCGCGTCGAGCTCCGATGACCCGGCGGCGTCCGCGAGTGAGGCGGGCAGGTCCACCGAAGCCAGTGCGGCGAGGATCGTTTCGCGCGAGACCGGCGCCTTGTCGCGGTGGAAGCGCGTGCCGAGCGCGGTGTAGAGGTCACGCTGCACCTCGTCGCCGTGCGCCCGCGAAGCGGCCAGCGCGACGCGCGCGGGACCCCAGCGTTCGTCGAGCCATTTCCGGTACCAGCCGTCCACCGGACGGCCTTCGTTGTGCAGAGCCAAGCTGAACACGTGGAAGCGCGTCCGGACGTCGCGGACGGCCTCCACCTCGAGGAGCCAGCGCGAGGCGATCCACGCCCACGGGCACACCGGGTCGAACCACAGGTCAACGGTTTTCACCCGGCCCACGCTAGGGCGGCGACCGGACCGGCAGAAGATCCAATTCCGGCGGGCCGGACCGGGCCAATCAGAGCCAGCCGCGCTCGTCCGCGATCCGCACCGCCTCGACGCGGTTGCGCGCCCCGGTCTTGGTGATCGCCGCCGAGACGTAGTTCCGGACCGTGCCTTCGGACAGGTAGAGCCGGGCCGCGATCTCGGCGACGGTGGCACCGGTCCGGGCAGTGATGAGCACGTCCCGTTCGCGCGCGGTGAGCGGCGACTCGCCCGCGGCCAGCGTGGCCACGGCCAGCGCCGGATCTACCACCCGCTCACCTTTCCGAACCCGGCGGATCGCGTCGGCGAGGACGTCGGCCGGGGCGTCCTTCACGACGAACCCGGCCGCGCCCGCGTCCATCGCGCGGCGCAGGTAGCCCGCGC
This genomic window from Amycolatopsis mongoliensis contains:
- a CDS encoding mycothiol-dependent nitroreductase Rv2466c family protein is translated as MKTVDLWFDPVCPWAWIASRWLLEVEAVRDVRTRFHVFSLALHNEGRPVDGWYRKWLDERWGPARVALAASRAHGDEVQRDLYTALGTRFHRDKAPVSRETILAALASVDLPASLADAAGSSELDADLRAGNRAALDPIGEDLGVPAIHVDGHAFFGPVVSPVPRGEEAGRLWDGVLLVTGTPGFFELKRGRSAPVTS
- a CDS encoding response regulator transcription factor — protein: MTIRLLLADDQELVRQALCALLALEDDFEVVASVGRGDEVVAAAREHRPDVALLDIEMPGLDGLAAAAVLAAQVPDCRVVMLTTFGRAGYLRRAMDAGAAGFVVKDAPADVLADAIRRVRKGERVVDPALAVATLAAGESPLTARERDVLITARTGATVAEIAARLYLSEGTVRNYVSAAITKTGARNRVEAVRIADERGWL